Proteins encoded in a region of the Devosia sp. RR2S18 genome:
- a CDS encoding Tim44/TimA family putative adaptor protein, with protein sequence MEDFFDLPTLIVIGVAVFVLFRLRSVLGTRTGHERPPVERRKPVEGEHDETVVPIRPRQAGAPELDDERRQRKIAAEIEQYSQGDAELAAGLRSVVEADPTFTPKSFMEGAKQAYEMIVTAYAEGDRQTLKNLLERDVYEGFVRAITEREAADQKVDFTFVGLPKVEFSAAEYDRKNVLVTVRFHAEVVSATRDKDGNLIEGNADQVQNIADEWTFARNPKSRDPNWKLTSTNQLD encoded by the coding sequence ATGGAAGATTTCTTCGACCTGCCCACTCTCATCGTCATCGGCGTTGCAGTCTTTGTGCTGTTTCGGCTGCGCTCGGTGCTGGGAACGCGCACGGGGCACGAGCGGCCGCCGGTGGAACGGCGCAAGCCAGTGGAAGGCGAGCATGACGAGACCGTGGTGCCAATCCGTCCGCGGCAGGCCGGCGCTCCTGAGTTGGACGACGAGCGGCGCCAGCGCAAGATTGCTGCCGAAATCGAGCAGTATTCGCAGGGCGATGCCGAACTGGCCGCTGGGTTGCGCAGCGTGGTGGAGGCGGACCCCACCTTCACGCCCAAGAGCTTCATGGAAGGCGCCAAGCAGGCCTATGAAATGATCGTGACCGCCTATGCCGAAGGCGACCGACAGACGCTCAAGAACTTGCTCGAGCGCGATGTCTATGAAGGGTTCGTGCGAGCGATCACCGAGCGCGAGGCGGCCGACCAGAAAGTGGACTTCACCTTTGTTGGCTTGCCCAAGGTGGAATTTTCCGCCGCCGAGTATGACCGCAAGAACGTGTTGGTGACCGTACGCTTCCACGCCGAAGTGGTCTCGGCTACCCGCGACAAGGATGGCAACCTCATCGAAGGCAATGCCGACCAGGTGCAGAACATCGCCGATGAGTGGACCTTTGCGCGCAATCCCAAGTCGCGCGATCCCAATTGGAAGCTCACCAGCACCAACCAGCTCGACTGA
- a CDS encoding Smr/MutS family protein → MAKRDPKRLPHDYHLWQAVAETVEPLRRKRLMKFGQGPLPLPEDSQATEAEKMAPAKAPPAHKAPRRGPPVKPFLPPYQAPLPSAKVPDKAVEPSVRRKVIRGRIDIDGTIDLHGMTQNEAREALHRYVQARFARGDRTILVITGKGLKTDNDYVAAMSERGVLRTMLPVWLSEPSLAPLVSGWSVAARGHGGEGAWYVRLRRA, encoded by the coding sequence ATGGCCAAGCGTGACCCCAAGCGGCTGCCGCACGATTATCACCTCTGGCAGGCTGTCGCCGAAACGGTGGAGCCGCTGCGGCGCAAGCGTCTGATGAAGTTCGGCCAGGGTCCGCTACCCCTGCCCGAAGATAGCCAGGCGACTGAGGCCGAAAAGATGGCGCCGGCAAAGGCGCCACCGGCCCACAAGGCGCCGCGTCGGGGACCACCGGTCAAGCCCTTCCTGCCCCCTTACCAAGCTCCCCTGCCCTCCGCCAAAGTGCCCGACAAAGCGGTGGAGCCTTCCGTTCGTCGCAAGGTGATCCGGGGGCGCATCGACATCGATGGGACAATCGACCTTCACGGCATGACGCAGAACGAGGCGCGCGAGGCACTGCACCGCTATGTGCAGGCGCGGTTCGCGCGGGGCGACCGGACCATTCTGGTGATCACCGGCAAGGGGCTGAAGACCGACAATGACTATGTTGCTGCGATGAGCGAGCGCGGCGTATTGCGCACCATGCTGCCGGTGTGGCTCAGCGAGCCATCGCTGGCGCCGTTGGTTTCCGGCTGGAGCGTGGCGGCACGCGGCCATGGTGGAGAGGGGGCGTGGTATGTGCGCCTGCGCCGCGCATGA
- a CDS encoding FxsA family protein, whose amino-acid sequence MARFFALGVILLPLVEIAIFIKVGQTIGLLPTLALILGAALAGGLLLRQQGLSVLGQLRSNVSAGRMPGRTIADAMMIGFAAVLLVLPGFLSDIVALALLLPPFRHWLYAALARRVTVVSTTAGYSSRTAHDPYRDTRLDGPDVVDLDDDDYRRR is encoded by the coding sequence GTGGCCCGTTTTTTTGCCCTTGGCGTCATTCTGCTCCCGCTTGTCGAGATCGCCATCTTCATCAAGGTGGGTCAGACCATCGGGTTGTTGCCCACCCTGGCGCTGATCCTGGGCGCTGCCCTTGCGGGCGGACTCCTGCTCCGCCAGCAAGGGTTGAGCGTGCTTGGCCAATTGCGCAGCAATGTCAGCGCTGGACGCATGCCCGGTCGTACCATCGCCGACGCAATGATGATCGGCTTTGCGGCCGTCTTGCTGGTTCTGCCGGGCTTCCTCAGCGACATTGTTGCCTTGGCGCTGTTGCTGCCACCGTTCCGCCACTGGCTTTACGCAGCCCTCGCGCGGCGAGTGACGGTGGTTAGCACGACGGCCGGCTACTCCAGCCGAACGGCTCACGATCCCTATCGGGATACACGGCTCGATGGGCCCGACGTGGTTGATCTTGACGATGACGATTATCGGCGCCGCTAG